One stretch of Rhodoferax lithotrophicus DNA includes these proteins:
- a CDS encoding nitrate reductase subunit alpha, whose translation MSHFLDRLTYFSQPRESFSGEHGVTTGEDRTWEAAYRDRWAHDKIVRSTHGVNCTGSCSWKIYVKGGIVTWETQQTDYPRTRWDMPNHEPRGCARGASYSWYLYSANRVKYPMVRGGLLKLWREARQTQAPVEAWASIAQSDAKRKSYQTQRGMGGFVRSGWDEVNEMVAAANIYTIKQHGPDRIVGFSPIPAMSMVSYAAGSRYLGLIGGVPISFYDWYCDLPPSSPQVWGEQTDVPESADWYNSSYIIAWGSNIPQTRTPDAHFFTEVRYKGTKTVAVTPDYSEVAKLSDIWMKPKQGTDAAVAMAMGHVILKEFYFPDKGERSTYFDDYVRRYTDMPMLVMLKEQTLPSGETIMVPDRYVRASDFNGKLGQANNPEWKTVALDMSGKVVLPNGAIGFRWGPDGRADAGQWNLQAKEARHGTDVKLKLTVMEGDAASSETAKVGFPYFGGIVSEHFPNNATGDAANNVLVRTVPVQRIALGKEGDQREALVATVFDLQVANYGVARGLAGEMAAKDFNDDTPYTPAWQERITGTPREQLITVARQFAENADKTHGKSMVIIGAAMNHWFHADMNYRGVINMLMMCGCIGQSGGGWAHYVGQEKLRPQTGWTALAFALDWIRPPRQMNGTSFFYAHTDQWRYETVGVDEILSPLADKTKFGGSMIDYNVRAERMGWLPSAPQLKTNPLQLVRDAAKANLEPKDYLIQGLKDGSQTMSCEDPDHPNNWPRNMFVWRSNILGSSGKGHEYFMKHLLGTTHGVQGKDLGAEEGRPKEVVWHDQAPEGKLDLVVTLDFRMSTTCLYSDIVLPTATWYEKNDMNTSDMHPFIHPLSAAVDPAWQSRSDWEIYKGFAKKFSELCIGHLGVERDMVLTPIMHDSAGELAQPFGVQEWKTGEIDLIPGKTAPSFTVVERDYPNVYKRFTAVGPLMNKIGNGGKGISWNTQVEVKQLGELNGLVTDAGVTCGMPKIESDIDACEVILQLAPETNGHVAVKAWEALGQQTGLDHTHLAIHREDEKIRYRDIQAQPRKIISSPTWSGIESETVSYNAGYTNVHEMIPWRTLTGRQQFYMDHPWMNAFGEGFSSYRPPVDLKTTHGIQGVKPNGNKEIALNFITPHQKWGIHSTYSDNLHMLTLSRGGPIVWISEDDAKAAGIVDNDWIELFNLNGALTARAVVSQRVRNGMCLMYHAQEKLVNIPGSEITGGRGGIHNSVTRIVLKPTHMIGGYAQFSYGFNYYGTIGTNRDEFVVLRKMNKVDWLDDEGSASEPAATHA comes from the coding sequence GAACACGGCGTCACCACCGGTGAAGACCGCACCTGGGAAGCCGCTTACCGCGACCGCTGGGCACATGACAAGATCGTGCGCTCCACCCACGGTGTGAACTGCACCGGCTCATGCTCCTGGAAGATTTACGTCAAAGGCGGCATCGTCACCTGGGAAACCCAGCAAACCGACTACCCCCGCACCCGCTGGGACATGCCCAACCATGAACCCCGCGGCTGCGCCCGCGGTGCCAGCTACAGCTGGTATTTGTACAGTGCCAACCGCGTCAAATACCCGATGGTGCGTGGTGGTCTGCTGAAACTCTGGCGCGAAGCCCGCCAAACCCAGGCTCCGGTTGAAGCCTGGGCCTCGATTGCCCAATCTGATGCCAAGCGCAAGAGTTACCAAACCCAGCGCGGCATGGGTGGTTTTGTGCGCTCGGGCTGGGACGAAGTCAACGAGATGGTGGCTGCAGCCAACATCTACACCATCAAACAACACGGGCCTGACCGCATCGTTGGCTTTTCGCCTATCCCGGCCATGTCGATGGTGTCTTACGCCGCCGGCAGCCGCTACCTGGGGTTGATTGGTGGCGTGCCGATCAGCTTTTACGACTGGTACTGCGACCTGCCCCCGTCCAGCCCGCAAGTCTGGGGCGAGCAAACCGACGTGCCCGAGTCGGCCGACTGGTACAACAGCAGCTACATCATTGCCTGGGGTTCCAACATCCCGCAAACCCGCACGCCCGATGCTCACTTTTTCACCGAAGTGCGCTACAAAGGCACCAAGACCGTAGCAGTCACCCCCGACTATTCGGAAGTGGCCAAACTGTCCGACATCTGGATGAAGCCCAAACAAGGTACCGATGCCGCCGTGGCCATGGCCATGGGCCATGTGATTCTGAAAGAGTTCTACTTTCCGGACAAGGGTGAGCGCAGCACCTACTTTGACGATTACGTGCGCCGCTACACCGACATGCCGATGCTGGTGATGCTCAAAGAGCAAACCCTGCCCAGCGGTGAAACCATCATGGTGCCGGATCGCTATGTACGTGCCAGCGACTTCAATGGCAAGCTCGGCCAAGCCAACAACCCCGAGTGGAAAACCGTGGCGCTGGACATGAGTGGCAAAGTGGTGCTGCCCAATGGTGCCATTGGTTTCCGCTGGGGCCCAGACGGCCGGGCTGATGCCGGCCAATGGAACCTGCAAGCCAAAGAAGCCCGCCATGGCACCGATGTCAAGCTCAAACTCACGGTGATGGAAGGTGATGCTGCCAGCAGCGAGACCGCCAAGGTCGGTTTTCCCTACTTTGGCGGCATCGTCAGCGAACACTTCCCCAACAACGCCACCGGTGATGCAGCCAACAATGTGCTGGTGCGCACCGTGCCGGTGCAACGTATTGCACTCGGCAAAGAAGGTGACCAGCGTGAGGCCTTGGTGGCCACCGTGTTTGACCTGCAAGTGGCCAACTACGGCGTGGCCCGCGGCCTGGCGGGTGAAATGGCGGCCAAGGATTTCAACGACGACACGCCCTACACCCCAGCCTGGCAGGAACGCATCACCGGCACACCCCGTGAACAGCTCATCACCGTGGCGCGCCAGTTTGCTGAAAACGCCGACAAAACCCATGGCAAATCGATGGTGATCATTGGTGCTGCCATGAACCACTGGTTCCACGCCGACATGAACTACCGCGGTGTCATCAACATGCTGATGATGTGTGGTTGTATTGGTCAGTCGGGTGGCGGCTGGGCGCACTATGTGGGCCAGGAAAAACTGCGCCCGCAAACCGGCTGGACGGCGCTGGCCTTTGCGCTGGACTGGATTCGTCCGCCCCGGCAAATGAACGGCACCAGCTTTTTCTACGCCCACACCGATCAGTGGCGTTATGAAACCGTGGGTGTCGATGAAATCCTGTCGCCGCTGGCCGACAAAACCAAATTTGGCGGCAGCATGATCGACTACAACGTGCGCGCCGAGCGCATGGGTTGGTTGCCCAGTGCACCGCAACTCAAGACCAACCCACTGCAACTGGTGCGTGATGCCGCAAAGGCCAACTTGGAGCCCAAGGACTACCTGATTCAGGGCCTGAAAGACGGCAGCCAAACCATGAGCTGCGAAGACCCGGATCACCCCAACAACTGGCCACGCAACATGTTTGTCTGGCGCTCCAACATTCTGGGCTCCAGCGGCAAAGGCCACGAATACTTCATGAAACACTTGCTGGGCACCACCCATGGTGTGCAGGGTAAAGACTTGGGCGCTGAAGAAGGCCGCCCGAAAGAGGTGGTGTGGCACGACCAGGCTCCCGAGGGCAAGCTCGATCTGGTGGTGACGCTGGACTTCCGCATGAGCACCACCTGCCTGTACTCGGACATCGTGCTGCCCACCGCCACCTGGTATGAAAAGAACGACATGAACACCAGTGACATGCACCCGTTCATTCACCCCTTGAGTGCTGCCGTCGACCCAGCCTGGCAGTCGCGCAGTGACTGGGAAATCTACAAAGGTTTTGCCAAGAAGTTCAGTGAGCTGTGTATTGGTCACCTGGGCGTGGAGCGCGACATGGTGCTCACCCCCATCATGCACGACTCGGCTGGCGAGCTGGCGCAACCTTTTGGTGTGCAAGAGTGGAAAACCGGCGAGATTGACCTGATTCCCGGAAAAACTGCCCCCAGTTTCACCGTGGTCGAACGTGATTACCCCAACGTCTACAAGCGTTTCACCGCGGTGGGCCCACTGATGAACAAGATCGGTAATGGTGGCAAAGGCATCAGCTGGAACACCCAGGTTGAGGTCAAGCAACTGGGTGAACTCAACGGCCTGGTCACCGATGCGGGCGTGACCTGCGGCATGCCCAAGATCGAGAGCGACATTGATGCCTGCGAAGTGATTCTGCAACTCGCCCCCGAAACCAATGGCCACGTGGCGGTGAAGGCCTGGGAAGCCCTGGGCCAACAAACCGGACTGGACCACACCCACCTGGCCATCCACCGCGAAGACGAAAAAATCCGTTACCGCGACATTCAGGCACAGCCACGCAAGATCATCTCAAGCCCCACCTGGAGCGGCATCGAGAGTGAAACCGTGTCGTACAACGCCGGTTACACCAACGTGCACGAGATGATTCCATGGCGCACCCTGACCGGGCGTCAGCAGTTCTACATGGATCACCCATGGATGAATGCGTTTGGTGAGGGCTTCAGCAGCTACCGGCCACCGGTAGACCTGAAAACCACCCACGGTATCCAGGGTGTCAAGCCCAACGGCAACAAGGAAATTGCGCTGAACTTCATCACACCGCACCAGAAATGGGGTATTCACAGCACTTACAGCGACAACCTGCACATGTTGACGCTCAGCCGTGGTGGCCCGATCGTGTGGATCAGTGAAGACGATGCCAAGGCCGCAGGCATTGTGGACAACGACTGGATCGAGCTGTTTAACCTGAACGGCGCGTTAACCGCCCGTGCGGTGGTCAGCCAGCGTGTGCGCAACGGCATGTGCCTGATGTACCACGCCCAGGAAAAACTGGTCAACATCCCCGGCTCTGAAATCACCGGTGGTCGTGGCGGCATTCACAACTCGGTGACCCGCATTGTGCTGAAACCGACCCACATGATTGGCGGCTACGCCCAGTTCAGCTACGGTTTCAACTACTACGGAACCATTGGCACCAACCGCGACGAATTCGTGGTGTTGCGCAAGATGAACAAGGTGGACTGGCTGGACGACGAAGGCTCGGCCAGTGAACCCGCAGCCACCCACGCTTAA
- the narI gene encoding respiratory nitrate reductase subunit gamma, giving the protein MNTLDHFLFGLYPYIAFVVFVAGSLLRFDRDQYTWKSDSSQMLKMGQLRLGSNLFHIGVLFLFFGHTVGMLTPHFVYEHFISAGNKQLMAMVSGGLAGLLGFVGVTLLLHRRLSEPRIRINSKTSDIVLLVLLWLQLALGLATVPLSAQHMDGSMMMKLAGWAQAIVTFQPGATELLTEAGLIFKAHMFLGMSIFLIFPFTRLVHVWSGFGSVAYLLRPYQVVRARRLNVPAGRNQPKTTV; this is encoded by the coding sequence ATGAACACCCTTGACCACTTCTTGTTCGGCCTCTACCCCTACATCGCCTTTGTGGTGTTTGTAGCGGGCAGCCTGCTGCGCTTTGACCGTGACCAGTACACCTGGAAAAGCGATTCCTCACAAATGCTGAAAATGGGGCAGCTACGGCTGGGCAGCAACCTGTTTCACATTGGTGTGTTGTTCCTGTTCTTTGGCCACACCGTGGGCATGCTGACCCCACACTTTGTGTATGAACACTTCATCAGCGCAGGCAACAAGCAACTGATGGCCATGGTCAGCGGTGGCCTGGCCGGGCTGCTGGGTTTTGTGGGGGTGACGCTTTTGCTGCACCGCCGCCTGAGCGAACCACGTATTCGCATCAACTCCAAAACCAGTGACATCGTGCTGCTGGTGCTGTTGTGGCTGCAATTGGCACTGGGCCTGGCCACCGTGCCGCTGTCAGCCCAGCACATGGACGGCAGCATGATGATGAAACTGGCCGGTTGGGCGCAGGCCATCGTCACCTTCCAACCCGGTGCCACCGAACTGCTGACCGAAGCCGGCTTGATCTTCAAAGCCCACATGTTCCTCGGCATGAGCATCTTCCTGATCTTCCCGTTCACCCGTCTGGTTCACGTCTGGAGCGGCTTTGGTTCAGTGGCTTACCTGCTGCGCCCCTACCAGGTGGTGCGGGCCCGTCGCCTGAATGTGCCGGCCGGTCGTAACCAACCAAAAACTACGGTTTAA
- a CDS encoding peptidylprolyl isomerase, which produces MQSDQTLEVDLATINGVTIRRPDEVLDTDTLHQRAYSELLRQTAIQKGLLAASDTPGTDGVLSEAASQAIEALLEQEVLVTEPSEEACRRHHAANQATYTTGERVEVRHILFAVTPGVDLNALRKQAEATLLNVRCHDGKNTEDVFAKQARHLSNCPSGAEGGQLGWLSTSDCAPEFAKELFGHKEIGVLPRLVHSRFGLHVVEILGRQPGVAQAFESVQGAVAMTLKQQTFVTALRQYLSLLAAEAQLVGLELDCAESALVQ; this is translated from the coding sequence ATGCAATCAGATCAAACGCTAGAGGTCGATTTGGCTACCATTAATGGGGTGACGATTAGACGCCCGGATGAAGTGCTGGACACCGACACCCTGCACCAGCGGGCCTATTCGGAACTGCTGCGCCAGACCGCCATTCAAAAAGGCTTGCTGGCCGCCAGCGACACACCTGGCACAGATGGCGTGCTCAGTGAAGCTGCCTCACAAGCCATTGAGGCGCTGCTGGAGCAAGAAGTGCTGGTGACGGAGCCCTCTGAAGAGGCCTGCCGCCGCCACCATGCAGCCAACCAGGCGACCTACACCACCGGTGAGCGTGTGGAGGTACGCCATATTTTGTTTGCCGTCACCCCTGGCGTGGATCTGAATGCCTTGCGCAAACAGGCCGAAGCCACGCTGCTGAATGTGCGCTGCCACGACGGCAAAAACACAGAAGATGTTTTTGCCAAGCAGGCCCGCCATTTGTCCAACTGCCCCAGTGGTGCAGAAGGTGGTCAATTAGGCTGGTTGAGCACGTCTGACTGTGCGCCAGAGTTTGCCAAGGAACTGTTTGGTCACAAGGAAATTGGCGTATTGCCCCGTTTGGTACACAGCCGTTTTGGCCTGCACGTGGTGGAAATCCTGGGCCGCCAGCCGGGTGTGGCACAAGCGTTTGAATCGGTTCAAGGTGCGGTGGCCATGACGCTGAAACAACAAACCTTTGTCACAGCACTGCGCCAATACCTGAGTCTATTGGCCGCAGAGGCACAACTTGTCGGACTGGAACTGGACTGCGCGGAGTCTGCACTGGTACAGTAG
- a CDS encoding Crp/Fnr family transcriptional regulator, translating into MNTRFFNMPHFLASSPLFSGLSPEELARIATSSRIATYPKGGMVFMVGHACEAFHIVVSGQVKLFVVSQAGHEKVIEIISPGQSFAEALVFLNKPYILSAQALCDTTLVNVSKKGVYNEIEQDPHFALHMLAGISRRLHGLIQDVEGYALQNGLQRLIGYLLRDVDASSLSAQTTLTVSLPANKSTIASRLSLTPEYFSRVLHDLEAQKLIQIDRKEIHILDVQQLLVYGSK; encoded by the coding sequence ATGAACACCCGTTTTTTCAACATGCCGCATTTTTTGGCCAGCTCCCCCTTGTTCAGCGGTCTGTCCCCTGAAGAACTGGCACGTATCGCCACCAGCAGCCGGATCGCCACTTACCCCAAGGGTGGCATGGTTTTTATGGTGGGCCATGCTTGTGAGGCCTTCCACATCGTCGTCTCAGGGCAGGTCAAGCTGTTTGTGGTGTCGCAGGCGGGCCATGAAAAAGTCATTGAAATCATCAGCCCAGGCCAGAGTTTTGCGGAAGCACTGGTTTTTTTGAACAAGCCTTACATTTTGAGTGCGCAGGCGCTGTGTGACACCACGCTGGTGAATGTCAGCAAAAAAGGGGTGTACAACGAAATTGAGCAAGACCCACACTTTGCCCTGCACATGCTGGCAGGTATTTCGCGTCGCCTGCATGGCTTGATTCAAGACGTGGAAGGTTATGCCTTGCAAAATGGGTTGCAGCGACTCATCGGTTATTTGCTGCGTGATGTGGATGCGTCCAGCCTCAGCGCACAAACCACACTCACCGTGTCACTGCCAGCCAACAAAAGCACCATCGCCTCGCGGCTGTCACTCACCCCCGAATATTTCTCCCGCGTCTTACATGACCTGGAAGCACAAAAACTGATCCAGATCGACCGCAAGGAAATCCACATTCTGGACGTGCAGCAGTTACTGGTTTACGGCTCCAAATGA
- a CDS encoding carbonic anhydrase: MPDDLLERLRRFHDHTFPGVQEQFQSLVTDGQHPTILFIGCSDSRLVPYLLTGMGPGELFLVRNVGAFVPPYDGSAGYHGTSAAIEFAVLNLKVERIVVCGHSHCGGIRALYEEVDPEAKNLAVWLGLGREAVLPVQVTPEALRRTEQRAVVLQLERLMGYPMVRSQVEAGLLTLHGWHYVLEDGEVHVFDVKSGHFIPASTASHSGNGPYLEHLSEPIFNEIDAAYNTR, encoded by the coding sequence ATGCCAGACGATCTGCTAGAACGCCTTCGCCGTTTCCATGACCATACCTTTCCGGGCGTACAGGAACAGTTTCAGTCCCTGGTCACCGACGGCCAGCACCCCACCATTTTGTTTATTGGTTGCTCGGATTCACGTCTGGTACCCTATCTTTTGACAGGTATGGGCCCAGGCGAGCTTTTTCTGGTGCGTAATGTGGGGGCCTTTGTTCCCCCTTATGACGGCTCAGCCGGTTACCACGGCACCTCCGCAGCGATTGAGTTCGCGGTGCTGAACCTGAAAGTTGAACGTATTGTGGTGTGTGGGCATTCCCATTGCGGCGGTATTCGTGCCCTGTACGAAGAAGTTGATCCAGAAGCCAAAAATCTGGCGGTCTGGCTGGGATTGGGCCGTGAAGCGGTGTTACCGGTACAGGTCACACCAGAGGCCCTGCGCCGAACGGAACAACGTGCGGTGGTCTTGCAACTGGAACGGTTAATGGGTTACCCCATGGTGCGCTCACAGGTTGAAGCCGGTCTATTAACGCTGCATGGTTGGCACTATGTGCTAGAGGATGGCGAAGTACATGTGTTTGATGTCAAAAGTGGTCACTTCATTCCTGCTTCAACAGCATCACACAGCGGTAACGGCCCCTATCTTGAACATCTTTCAGAGCCCATATTCAATGAAATTGATGCGGCATACAACACGAGATAA
- the narH gene encoding nitrate reductase subunit beta has translation MKIRAQIGMVLNLDKCIGCHTCSVTCKNVWTSRPGMEYAWFNNVETKPGIGYPKEWENQDKWNGGWIRKTNGQIEPRQGAKWKLLMKIFANPNLPQIDDYYEPFTFDYAHLQSAPASKAVPTARPRSLITGQRMEKIEWGPNWEEILGGEFAKRSKDKNFDDIQKDIYGQFENTFMMYLPRLCEHCLNPACVASCPSGSIYKREEDGIVLIDQDKCRGWRMCISGCPYKKIYYNWKSGKAEKCIFCYPRIEAGQPTVCSETCVGRIRYLGVLLYDADRIQEAASVERDRDLYQAQLDIFLDPNDPKVIEQARIDGIPDKWMEAARNSPVYKMAVQWKVALPLHPEYRTLPMVWYVPPLSPISAAANAGDIGINGQIPDVKQLRIPVKYLANLLTAGDTFPVERALERMLAMRAYQREKHVEGRINTAALQQVQMTQREVEEMYHVMAIANYEDRFVIPSTHREYAENTFDVRGGCGFSFGNGCSDGASEASLFGGTKRRTIPIQAEV, from the coding sequence ATGAAAATTCGCGCCCAAATCGGCATGGTGCTCAACCTGGACAAATGTATTGGTTGCCACACCTGCTCAGTCACCTGCAAAAACGTCTGGACCAGCCGCCCCGGCATGGAATACGCCTGGTTTAACAACGTGGAAACCAAACCCGGCATTGGCTACCCCAAAGAGTGGGAAAACCAGGACAAATGGAACGGTGGCTGGATTCGCAAGACCAATGGCCAGATTGAGCCACGCCAGGGGGCCAAGTGGAAGCTGTTGATGAAAATCTTCGCCAACCCCAACCTGCCGCAGATTGACGACTACTACGAGCCGTTCACCTTTGACTACGCACACCTGCAAAGTGCGCCCGCCTCCAAAGCCGTGCCCACCGCCCGCCCGCGCAGCCTGATCACCGGCCAGCGTATGGAAAAAATTGAATGGGGCCCGAACTGGGAAGAAATCCTCGGTGGCGAATTTGCCAAACGCAGCAAAGACAAGAACTTTGACGACATCCAGAAAGACATCTACGGCCAGTTTGAAAACACCTTCATGATGTATCTGCCGCGCCTGTGTGAACACTGCCTGAACCCGGCATGTGTGGCCAGCTGCCCGTCCGGCTCGATCTACAAGCGTGAAGAAGACGGCATTGTGCTGATTGACCAGGACAAATGCCGCGGCTGGCGCATGTGTATCAGCGGCTGCCCGTACAAGAAGATTTACTACAACTGGAAGAGCGGCAAGGCGGAAAAATGCATCTTCTGCTACCCGCGTATTGAAGCCGGCCAGCCCACCGTGTGCTCGGAGACCTGTGTCGGCCGCATCCGCTACCTGGGTGTGCTGCTGTATGACGCAGACCGTATTCAGGAAGCTGCCAGCGTGGAGCGTGATCGTGACCTGTACCAGGCCCAACTCGACATCTTTCTCGACCCGAATGACCCGAAAGTCATTGAGCAAGCCCGCATCGACGGCATTCCTGACAAATGGATGGAAGCCGCACGCAACAGCCCGGTCTACAAAATGGCGGTGCAATGGAAGGTGGCCCTGCCGCTGCACCCCGAATACCGCACGCTGCCAATGGTCTGGTATGTGCCCCCACTGTCCCCGATCAGCGCGGCCGCCAACGCCGGTGACATTGGCATCAACGGCCAGATTCCCGATGTCAAGCAACTGCGTATTCCGGTCAAGTACCTGGCCAATTTGCTCACTGCAGGTGATACCTTCCCGGTAGAACGTGCCCTGGAGCGTATGCTGGCCATGCGCGCCTACCAACGTGAAAAACACGTTGAAGGCCGCATCAACACGGCTGCACTGCAACAGGTGCAAATGACGCAGCGGGAAGTGGAAGAGATGTACCACGTGATGGCGATTGCCAATTACGAAGACCGCTTTGTGATTCCCAGTACCCACCGCGAATACGCCGAAAACACCTTTGACGTGCGCGGTGGCTGCGGCTTCAGTTTTGGCAACGGCTGCTCGGACGGCGCCAGCGAGGCCAGTCTGTTTGGCGGCACCAAACGCCGCACCATTCCTATTCAAGCGGAGGTCTGA
- a CDS encoding ribonucleotide reductase subunit alpha translates to MTISNFDDLLLAACEQPQGQRLLLVFASAELPDDATPQQRAEFAQGEGGALVPAMCVDKTPDEIGNFERLAHEAGQFGPRWQVVFVSTLSGQGEKPPTSEAAEPVLERMVEAIKLGSFANMIAFDTLGQAVNLA, encoded by the coding sequence ATGACCATTTCAAACTTTGATGATCTTTTACTGGCCGCCTGTGAGCAGCCACAAGGCCAGCGCCTGCTGCTGGTGTTTGCCAGCGCCGAGTTGCCTGACGATGCCACGCCACAACAGCGTGCTGAATTTGCGCAAGGCGAAGGCGGTGCACTGGTGCCAGCCATGTGTGTGGATAAAACCCCGGATGAAATTGGCAACTTTGAACGCCTGGCACATGAAGCCGGCCAGTTTGGCCCCCGCTGGCAAGTTGTTTTTGTCAGCACACTGTCTGGCCAGGGAGAAAAACCACCCACCAGTGAAGCCGCCGAACCCGTGCTGGAGCGTATGGTGGAGGCCATCAAACTCGGCTCATTTGCCAACATGATCGCGTTTGACACGTTGGGCCAGGCCGTCAACCTTGCCTGA
- the narJ gene encoding nitrate reductase molybdenum cofactor assembly chaperone translates to MSLISNITGMSRSLRVLARLLSYPNATLRADLADMRAAIQSEQAVTRSRQAELFTLMDNIAQGDTLQIEADYVELFDRGHATSLHLFEHVHGDSRDRGPAMIDLTQTYEKAGLFLAEGELPDYLPVVLEYASTQPPQEARAFLGEMAHILNAIFSALQQRNTPYATVLGTLIELSGEKAQAVKVAADESLDAAWEEPVVFDGCSVKGQGKPDQPQPIHFVKTDAATARTSAAANATAGAPL, encoded by the coding sequence ATGTCACTTATCTCCAACATCACCGGCATGTCGCGCAGCCTGCGCGTGCTGGCACGGCTGCTGTCTTACCCGAATGCGACTTTGCGCGCTGACCTGGCTGACATGCGTGCTGCCATACAGTCCGAGCAGGCGGTGACCCGCTCACGCCAGGCCGAGTTGTTTACCTTGATGGACAACATCGCGCAGGGGGACACGCTGCAAATTGAAGCCGATTACGTCGAGCTGTTTGACCGCGGACATGCCACCTCATTACATCTGTTTGAGCATGTGCACGGGGATTCCCGTGACCGCGGCCCCGCCATGATTGACCTGACCCAGACCTATGAAAAAGCCGGGCTGTTTCTGGCCGAAGGCGAACTGCCCGACTACCTGCCGGTCGTGCTTGAGTATGCCTCCACCCAACCGCCCCAGGAAGCACGGGCCTTTTTGGGCGAAATGGCCCACATCCTCAACGCCATCTTCAGCGCCCTGCAACAACGCAACACACCTTACGCCACGGTGCTCGGCACCCTGATTGAGCTCAGTGGTGAAAAGGCGCAAGCGGTCAAGGTGGCTGCCGATGAGTCACTCGATGCTGCCTGGGAAGAACCCGTGGTGTTTGACGGCTGTTCCGTCAAAGGCCAGGGCAAACCTGATCAACCCCAACCTATTCACTTCGTCAAAACCGATGCGGCAACCGCCCGTACCAGCGCAGCTGCCAACGCCACTGCAGGAGCTCCACTATGA